A window of the Electrophorus electricus isolate fEleEle1 chromosome 11, fEleEle1.pri, whole genome shotgun sequence genome harbors these coding sequences:
- the rdh12 gene encoding retinol dehydrogenase 12 encodes MLLVVVVAGFGVVALILRLLSPHIRKYAAGGACLSTARLDGKTVLITGANTGIGKETALDLASRGARVILACRDVAKGEESAAEICTQVGGAQVEVRELDLADTCSIRAFAQRFLREVNHLDILINNAGVMMCPYMKTVDGFEMQLGVNHLGHFLLTYLLIGLLKRSAPARVVVVSSLAHYFGWIRFHDLHSQGSYNSGLAYCQSKLANILFTRELARRLKGSNVTVNSVHPGSVRSELTRHSATMSLLFALFSAFLKTAREGAQTSIYCATAEELHSISGTHFSDCAPASVAPQGRCEETARRLWDVSCELLGIEWD; translated from the exons ATGCTGCTCGTTGTAGTCGTGGCTGGTTTTGGAGTCGTCGCGCTAATACTAAGACTGCTGTCCCCGCACATCAG gaAATACGCGGCAGGTGGTGCATGTCTCTCTACAGCGCGCTTGGATGGGAAAACGGTATTAATTACTGGAGCGAACACTGGCATCGGGAAAGAGACAGCACTGGACCTGGCCTCTCGGG GTGCACGGGTAATCCTGGCCTGTCGGGACGTGGCGAAGGGTGAGGAGTCGGCGGCGGAGATCTGCACGCAGGTGGGTGGTGCTCAGGTGGAGGTGCGCGAGCTGGACCTGGCCGACACGTGCTCGATCCGGGCCTTCGCTCAGAGATTCCTACGAG AGGTGAATCATCTCGACATTTTGATAAACAATGCAGGAGTGATGATGTGTCCATATATGAAAACCGTGGACGGGTTTGAAATGCAGCTGGGAGTCAATCACCTTG GTCACTTCCTGTTGACCTACCTCCTGATTGGTCTGCTGAAGCGCAGCGCGCCCGCCCGTGTGGTGGTGGTTTCCTCCCTGGCGCATTACTTTGGCTGGATTCGCTTCCACGACCTGCACAGCCAGGGCAGCTACAACAGCGGACTGGCCTACTGTCAGAGCAAACTCGCCAACATCCTCTTCACACGCGAGCTGGCCCGCAGGCTAAAAG GCTCGAACGTGACGGTGAACTCGGTGCACCCGGGCTCGGTGAGGTCCGAGCTGACTCGTCACTCGGCAACCATGTCGCTGCTCTTCGCACTTTTCTCTGCCTTCCTGAAGACGGCTCGAGAGGGAGCGCAGACATCAATCTACTGCGCTACGGCGGAGGAGCTGCACTCTATCTCAGGAACACACTTTAG CGATTGCGCGCCAGCCTCCGTTGCTCCTCAGGGTCGCTGCGAGGAGACCGCACGGAGACTGTGGGACGTCAGCTGTGAGCTCCTGGGCATCGAATGGGACTGA